In Bacillus sp. 2205SS5-2, a genomic segment contains:
- a CDS encoding CPBP family intramembrane glutamic endopeptidase, which produces MKYITNVLPLLISLVFAHILLYFTYIDKDVFWYMYTAAILFLITFALFQQLPKNESSRREVYLYGILSGVFLYVTFKVGYVVLAIFLPSIQKDVNKLYDLYSPEFIWHYLVLFLIFIPGEEIFWRGFFQQKLANKMNASVAILLSSLAYASIFYYSPQPIWMLAALVAGLFWGILYQWKQSLKLVIISHLVFDLLFIILLPL; this is translated from the coding sequence ATGAAATATATTACCAATGTACTTCCTCTCCTAATAAGCCTAGTATTCGCCCATATTCTTTTATATTTTACGTATATTGATAAAGATGTGTTTTGGTATATGTATACAGCGGCAATATTATTTTTGATTACATTTGCTCTGTTTCAACAATTACCAAAAAATGAAAGTTCAAGACGAGAAGTCTACCTTTATGGGATATTGTCAGGTGTGTTCCTTTACGTAACGTTTAAGGTTGGCTATGTTGTTCTAGCTATATTCTTACCATCTATTCAAAAGGACGTTAATAAACTTTATGATTTGTATTCACCTGAGTTTATCTGGCACTATTTAGTGTTATTTTTAATCTTCATACCTGGAGAAGAAATTTTTTGGCGTGGTTTTTTTCAACAAAAACTTGCCAATAAAATGAACGCTTCCGTTGCAATTCTCCTTTCGAGCTTAGCCTATGCATCGATTTTCTATTACAGCCCTCAGCCCATTTGGATGCTAGCTGCTCTAGTTGCAGGATTGTTCTGGGGCATCTTGTATCAATGGAAACAGAGTCTAAAACTTGTAATCATATCCCACCTTGTATTTGATTTGTTATTCATCATTTTATTGCCATTGTGA
- a CDS encoding YkvS family protein codes for MQKANVGDLIEFRDGLQGIVEKLNENSVIVDLTYMPHYRDLELEEKTVINHKNYKVIESSVR; via the coding sequence ATGCAAAAAGCGAATGTTGGAGACTTAATTGAATTTAGAGATGGACTTCAGGGAATAGTCGAAAAACTTAATGAAAACTCCGTAATCGTCGATTTAACATATATGCCCCATTATCGTGACCTTGAATTAGAGGAAAAAACGGTAATCAACCACAAAAATTACAAAGTAATTGAAAGTAGTGTAAGATAA
- a CDS encoding PAS domain S-box protein: MFHEATRAGKVERNMLWDMMEYANESILFLDKGNQFISGNSSAYELFEVSEEEMIDLQVLEQFDGTTSIFPIIILPKAIARMRDDFQKERTVIFTKEGRVRQVEISLLFSNEYDKTIIKIHETKDKYFSTSTVFNETMWSIFHRSSEAILLLTSEGKIELANIAAQELFDFSQDKLIGQKILTFIPATAHDKLNRVYRKVIKNEECRGEMPIHHDNWSGIVEYSITPFISENRHLLKIKQVTVEKQNGIDLKHNEELYRELFDEALDGMVIWGGDGKIIKANSAALRIFESNQEEILFNKIEDFVYPTSINQYQAILGKLRKKGSVRDELLFLMPNCQLKQLEFTVKLHSVDGYHMMIVRNVSERYHIEQELRRSEERFRKIFEGTLDGLMISDHDFKIVDINPVACDIFQIPKERLIGKDALLLEKFSSNEEVERHIKELKEEGQTQFVVTMNHTEGSPRYIEVSSKYKVLSNLNLTIIRDITERVEMQDQLRKSDTLSVVGELAAGIAHEIRNPMTALKGFIQLLENSIEEKHSMYFNVIKSELQRIETIITEFLVLAKPQAVSYQQTSVSKIMKETVELLNAQALMHNIIIEVEADSELPLIYVEPHQLKQVFINMIKNAIEIMPIGGMIYIRLSQENEWIHISIRDEGEGIPKEKISKLGEPFYTTKERGTGLGLMVSFKIIKEHKGFVKVESELTKGSTFHIYLPKKEG, from the coding sequence ATGTTTCATGAAGCAACAAGAGCAGGAAAAGTAGAAAGAAATATGCTTTGGGATATGATGGAATATGCGAATGAAAGCATCTTATTTCTCGATAAGGGTAACCAATTTATTTCAGGGAATTCAAGCGCATATGAATTATTTGAGGTGAGTGAAGAAGAAATGATCGACCTTCAAGTCTTAGAGCAGTTTGATGGGACTACGTCTATTTTCCCGATAATTATTTTACCGAAAGCAATCGCACGAATGAGAGATGACTTTCAAAAAGAAAGAACAGTGATTTTTACGAAAGAAGGCAGAGTACGACAAGTTGAAATCTCTCTTCTTTTCTCGAATGAATATGATAAAACAATCATTAAAATTCATGAAACGAAAGATAAATACTTTTCGACTTCTACTGTTTTTAATGAGACAATGTGGTCCATTTTTCACCGTTCAAGCGAAGCAATTCTTTTACTCACCTCAGAAGGGAAAATAGAACTAGCTAATATTGCTGCTCAGGAATTATTTGATTTTTCACAAGATAAATTAATAGGTCAAAAAATACTAACTTTTATTCCAGCTACGGCTCACGATAAATTGAACCGTGTGTATCGTAAAGTCATTAAGAATGAAGAATGTCGTGGAGAAATGCCTATACATCATGACAATTGGAGTGGAATTGTTGAATACTCAATCACACCGTTCATTTCTGAAAATAGGCATCTACTAAAAATAAAGCAAGTCACAGTTGAAAAACAGAATGGAATTGACCTAAAACATAACGAGGAACTATATAGAGAGTTGTTTGATGAAGCTTTAGATGGGATGGTGATCTGGGGGGGAGATGGAAAAATCATCAAAGCAAATTCGGCAGCCCTTCGAATATTTGAAAGTAATCAGGAAGAGATATTATTCAATAAAATCGAGGATTTTGTATATCCTACATCAATTAATCAATATCAAGCTATTTTAGGAAAACTCCGGAAAAAAGGGTCTGTTAGAGATGAACTATTGTTTCTTATGCCCAACTGCCAGTTAAAACAGCTAGAGTTTACTGTCAAACTCCATTCTGTCGATGGGTACCATATGATGATTGTTCGAAATGTTAGTGAACGGTATCATATTGAACAAGAATTACGTCGCAGTGAAGAGCGATTCAGGAAGATTTTTGAAGGAACGTTGGATGGATTGATGATTAGTGATCATGATTTTAAAATTGTAGATATTAATCCTGTAGCATGTGATATTTTCCAGATACCCAAAGAAAGGTTGATAGGAAAAGATGCTCTTCTACTCGAAAAATTTTCGAGTAATGAGGAAGTGGAGCGACATATTAAAGAACTAAAAGAAGAAGGTCAAACTCAGTTTGTAGTAACGATGAATCATACAGAAGGGTCTCCTCGGTATATTGAAGTGTCTTCTAAATACAAGGTATTATCTAATCTCAATTTAACCATTATAAGGGATATTACAGAAAGAGTAGAAATGCAGGATCAATTAAGAAAATCTGATACATTGAGTGTAGTCGGTGAGCTAGCTGCAGGCATAGCTCATGAAATTCGAAATCCTATGACAGCATTAAAAGGGTTTATTCAGCTTCTAGAAAATAGTATTGAAGAAAAACATAGTATGTATTTCAATGTGATTAAATCAGAATTACAAAGAATAGAAACCATTATTACGGAATTTCTCGTTTTAGCTAAACCCCAAGCAGTAAGCTATCAACAAACAAGTGTTTCAAAAATTATGAAAGAAACGGTTGAATTATTGAATGCTCAGGCTCTCATGCACAATATTATTATTGAAGTAGAGGCAGATAGTGAATTGCCACTTATTTATGTAGAGCCACATCAACTGAAGCAAGTATTTATTAATATGATTAAAAATGCGATTGAGATCATGCCAATAGGTGGAATGATTTATATCAGACTCTCACAAGAGAATGAATGGATTCATATTAGTATTCGGGATGAAGGGGAAGGTATCCCAAAGGAAAAAATCAGCAAGTTAGGAGAGCCTTTTTATACAACCAAAGAAAGAGGAACTGGACTTGGACTTATGGTTAGTTTTAAAATAATTAAAGAGCATAAGGGTTTTGTAAAGGTGGAAAGCGAACTAACTAAGGGGAGTACTTTTCATATCTACTTGCCTAAGAAAGAAGGTTGA
- a CDS encoding B12-binding domain-containing radical SAM protein produces MKVVLSTLNAKYIHTNLAIRYLKAHAEPDFPIDLAEYTIKDPIMNIVTDLYSMQPDVIGFSCYIWNIEETISVISMIKKVLPNTTIIIGGPEVTYDVPYWLERLVDVDYIVLGEGEQSFKQLLKELSGDKKFENVHGIGYMDQKGKMKIQPQQNKLNLKELASPFRFQEDKKDLGKRIAYIETSRGCPFSCQFCLSSIEVGVRYFDRENVKEDIRYLMANGAKIIKFVDRTFNISRSYAMEMFQFIIDEHTPGTVFQFEITADIMRPEVIEFLNQNAPKGLFRFEIGVQSTNDMTNELVMRKQNFQKLSRTVSMVKDGGKIDQHLDLIAGLPKENYESFRQTFNDVFALRPEELQLGFLKLLRGTGLRIRAKENHYIYMDHAPYEMLENDVLSFSEIITIKQVEDVLEKYWNDHRMDHTIEYLVQNVFDSPFDFFQAFGTYWEEKGWSKIGHQLEDLFKRLEEFIHTLSIQNLDVIRGLMKFDYLLHQRYKPRKPWWNDGLSKEERSAIYQQILQNSIVFGDEFTQLHLHEKDLYKHTVLETISFDLQEYLNSGKIVYHFTNILTYFHPSTGKSNIFFASH; encoded by the coding sequence ATGAAAGTAGTTTTAAGTACATTAAACGCAAAATATATCCATACCAACTTAGCCATTCGCTATTTGAAGGCACATGCAGAACCTGATTTTCCTATCGATTTAGCAGAATACACCATTAAAGATCCAATTATGAACATTGTGACTGACCTTTATTCAATGCAGCCTGATGTGATTGGGTTTAGTTGTTATATATGGAATATTGAAGAGACCATATCGGTTATATCAATGATAAAAAAGGTCCTACCAAACACTACGATTATTATAGGAGGACCAGAGGTGACTTATGATGTTCCCTACTGGCTGGAGCGCTTAGTCGATGTGGACTATATTGTTCTAGGAGAAGGAGAACAATCCTTTAAACAACTACTAAAAGAATTGTCTGGTGATAAAAAATTCGAAAATGTTCATGGAATTGGGTACATGGATCAAAAGGGCAAAATGAAGATCCAACCTCAGCAAAATAAACTAAACTTGAAGGAACTTGCTTCACCTTTTAGATTCCAAGAAGACAAAAAGGATCTAGGAAAGCGCATTGCTTATATCGAGACAAGTAGAGGGTGCCCTTTTAGCTGTCAATTCTGTTTATCCTCAATTGAAGTTGGCGTAAGATACTTTGATCGGGAAAATGTCAAGGAAGACATTCGTTATTTGATGGCCAATGGAGCGAAGATCATTAAATTCGTAGACCGTACATTTAATATTAGCCGTAGTTATGCCATGGAAATGTTTCAATTTATCATTGATGAACATACACCAGGTACTGTTTTTCAATTTGAAATCACTGCTGATATTATGCGCCCCGAGGTGATTGAGTTTTTAAATCAAAATGCACCTAAAGGACTATTTCGATTTGAAATCGGTGTTCAATCTACCAATGATATGACCAATGAGCTGGTCATGCGCAAACAAAACTTCCAAAAACTTTCACGCACAGTATCCATGGTGAAAGATGGAGGTAAAATTGATCAACATCTTGATTTAATCGCAGGACTACCTAAAGAAAATTATGAATCTTTCCGCCAAACATTTAATGATGTTTTTGCTTTACGACCAGAAGAACTTCAACTCGGATTTTTGAAACTTCTTCGAGGAACTGGCCTTCGAATTCGAGCGAAAGAAAATCATTATATCTACATGGATCATGCACCGTATGAAATGTTAGAAAATGATGTTTTATCCTTTTCAGAAATCATCACAATTAAACAAGTAGAAGATGTGCTTGAAAAATATTGGAATGATCATAGAATGGATCATACGATTGAATATTTAGTTCAGAATGTATTTGATTCACCGTTTGATTTTTTCCAAGCATTTGGTACGTATTGGGAAGAAAAAGGATGGTCTAAAATTGGCCATCAATTAGAGGATTTATTTAAGCGTTTAGAGGAATTTATTCATACACTTTCCATTCAAAATTTGGACGTTATCCGAGGGTTGATGAAATTTGATTATCTTCTTCACCAACGCTATAAACCAAGAAAGCCATGGTGGAACGACGGACTATCGAAAGAAGAACGCTCTGCTATCTATCAGCAAATCCTTCAAAATTCTATTGTGTTTGGGGATGAGTTCACTCAACTTCATCTTCATGAAAAGGATTTATACAAACACACTGTGTTGGAAACCATTTCATTTGATCTTCAGGAATACTTAAATTCTGGTAAAATCGTTTACCATTTTACAAATATCTTAACCTATTTCCACCCTTCTACAGGTAAATCAAATATCTTTTTTGCTTCTCACTAA
- a CDS encoding methylated-DNA--[protein]-cysteine S-methyltransferase has translation MYQITMNSPVGFLTLKADENYLTSITFGPSEVNQIETNILMKTKRQLEEYFSNDRISFDVPMNLVGTTFQKEVWNALMTIPYGETCSYQDIAIKMNKPNAVRAVGQANRKNPYPIIIPCHRVIGKNSKLVGYAGNQIDKKEYLLNHESCLVED, from the coding sequence ATGTATCAAATTACTATGAATAGTCCTGTAGGTTTTTTAACATTAAAAGCTGACGAAAATTATTTAACCTCCATCACGTTTGGCCCGAGTGAAGTAAATCAAATTGAAACAAACATTTTGATGAAAACAAAAAGACAACTAGAAGAGTATTTCTCAAATGATCGTATTTCGTTTGATGTACCGATGAACTTAGTTGGTACGACATTTCAAAAGGAAGTTTGGAATGCGTTAATGACGATACCCTACGGAGAAACATGTAGCTATCAGGATATTGCTATTAAAATGAACAAACCTAATGCGGTCCGTGCAGTAGGACAAGCCAATCGAAAGAATCCCTATCCTATTATTATTCCTTGTCATCGAGTCATCGGAAAGAATTCCAAACTAGTTGGGTACGCCGGAAATCAAATCGATAAAAAAGAATACTTATTAAATCACGAAAGCTGTTTAGTAGAAGACTGA
- a CDS encoding YkvI family membrane protein, which translates to MNKWKQAFQLAAVYVGTVVGAGFATGKEIVEFFTRFGFIGFIGILLSGYLFIIMGTKMMMKSQQINAKSFEDFQLYLFGPLFGKIMNGIILLMLLGVTAVMLSGAGAVFEEQLHLPKELGVGLTVFLGYLVILIGTKGLYLVNSFVVPMMILFNLLIMISAVSTEGFISEFMWIPHSEDGWKSVVAPFSYAAFNLAMAQAVLVPVASQIKDRQTIKLGGIIGGVMLTAILLSIHSTLIMLPQLELYEIPMAAVMQLVGGGFYWLYVFIIYGEIFTSVIGGIYGLEKQAMTHLTVNRSIVLLFLFAMLYFISTFDYSELLSYLYPLFGNISLIFIILLWMKKDKK; encoded by the coding sequence GTGAATAAATGGAAACAGGCTTTTCAATTAGCAGCTGTATATGTTGGGACAGTTGTGGGAGCGGGATTTGCGACTGGAAAAGAAATCGTTGAGTTCTTTACACGGTTTGGTTTTATCGGATTTATTGGCATTTTATTGAGTGGTTACTTGTTTATCATAATGGGAACTAAAATGATGATGAAATCTCAGCAAATTAATGCAAAATCATTTGAGGATTTTCAACTGTATTTATTCGGTCCTCTATTTGGGAAAATAATGAATGGGATAATATTGCTCATGTTGTTAGGAGTAACAGCTGTCATGCTTTCAGGGGCTGGAGCTGTATTTGAAGAACAATTACACCTTCCAAAAGAATTGGGAGTAGGCTTGACGGTTTTTTTAGGTTATCTTGTCATTTTAATTGGAACGAAAGGGCTTTATTTAGTAAATTCCTTTGTTGTTCCCATGATGATCTTATTTAATTTATTAATTATGATCTCAGCAGTATCGACCGAGGGGTTTATTAGTGAATTTATGTGGATACCTCACTCAGAAGACGGATGGAAATCGGTCGTTGCTCCCTTTTCGTATGCTGCATTTAACTTAGCTATGGCTCAAGCGGTTCTTGTACCCGTTGCAAGTCAAATTAAGGACCGTCAGACCATTAAGTTAGGTGGTATCATTGGTGGGGTCATGTTAACAGCAATTCTTCTTTCTATCCATAGCACGCTAATTATGTTACCCCAATTAGAACTTTACGAAATACCCATGGCAGCTGTGATGCAACTAGTAGGAGGAGGTTTTTATTGGCTATATGTGTTTATTATTTATGGCGAAATATTTACGTCAGTAATCGGTGGGATTTATGGGTTGGAAAAACAAGCAATGACCCACCTCACCGTTAATCGCTCGATTGTCCTCCTCTTTCTTTTTGCCATGCTTTATTTTATTAGTACATTTGACTATAGTGAGTTGCTTTCGTATCTGTATCCTTTGTTTGGAAACATCAGTCTTATCTTTATCATTCTTTTGTGGATGAAAAAGGATAAAAAATAA
- a CDS encoding aspartyl-phosphate phosphatase Spo0E family protein yields MPYFSEQRRLQHKIYKKRREMVYLGKTKGLSNLSTISCSQELDTLLNELYHLQSIPSDFQKKECYIIDHRSSETVISFS; encoded by the coding sequence GTGCCATATTTTTCTGAACAAAGAAGATTGCAGCATAAAATCTATAAAAAAAGAAGAGAAATGGTGTATTTGGGTAAAACAAAAGGACTAAGTAATCTGTCAACTATTTCTTGTAGCCAAGAACTTGATACATTATTAAATGAACTCTACCATCTTCAGTCCATACCTTCTGATTTTCAAAAAAAAGAATGTTACATTATTGACCATCGCTCGTCGGAGACGGTTATTTCTTTTTCTTAA
- a CDS encoding TrkH family potassium uptake protein — MWLKAKMLFNKLTPAQLIGTYYFIAITVSTLLLSLPFAHKEGVSWTFIDALFTGVSAISVTGLTVVNTSETFNTIGIVILMLVLQVGGIGVMTLGTFFWIIFGKKIGLKERRLIMTDQNQMSLSGLVKLLRQILLLIVGIEFIGALILGVYFQSFYPTWHEAFLNGLFASVAATTNAGFDITGQSMIPFARDYFVQFVIILLMILGAIGFPVLIETKDYLFNRNKEHTIHFSLFTKLTTATFFILLLVGGILIYLLEISNFFKDKVWHEAFFYALFQSTTTKSGGLATMDVSLFTTPTLLVISGLMFIGASPSSVGGGIRTTTLAINILFLFNFSKGNRHIKVFKREIHEEDVLKSLVVTTLAIVLCFFSIILLSITEDHSLIEIIFEIASAFGTTGLSMGITADLSNIGKITLMILMFIGRVGILSFLFIFGGREKPTKYHYPKERLIIG, encoded by the coding sequence ATGTGGTTAAAAGCAAAAATGTTGTTCAATAAATTAACACCTGCACAATTAATTGGAACGTATTATTTTATTGCTATTACCGTTTCGACGCTACTGTTAAGCCTTCCGTTTGCTCATAAAGAGGGGGTTTCATGGACATTTATCGACGCTCTCTTTACAGGAGTGAGTGCGATTAGTGTAACAGGTTTAACGGTAGTAAATACTTCTGAGACATTTAACACAATTGGCATTGTAATCCTAATGTTAGTTCTACAGGTTGGCGGAATTGGAGTCATGACATTAGGGACATTTTTCTGGATCATTTTCGGGAAAAAAATCGGTTTGAAAGAAAGACGATTAATTATGACGGATCAAAATCAAATGTCTTTATCCGGATTAGTCAAATTATTAAGACAAATCCTATTATTAATAGTCGGAATTGAATTTATTGGAGCGCTAATTCTTGGAGTGTATTTTCAAAGCTTTTATCCTACATGGCACGAAGCATTTTTAAATGGACTTTTTGCATCTGTTGCCGCTACAACGAATGCAGGATTTGATATTACAGGACAATCTATGATTCCTTTTGCGAGAGACTATTTTGTACAATTTGTGATTATTTTACTCATGATTCTAGGTGCAATAGGTTTCCCAGTCTTAATTGAAACAAAGGACTATTTATTTAATCGTAATAAAGAACATACCATTCACTTTTCGCTTTTTACGAAACTAACGACTGCGACATTTTTTATTTTATTACTCGTAGGAGGTATTTTGATTTATCTTCTTGAAATTTCAAATTTCTTTAAAGACAAGGTGTGGCATGAGGCCTTCTTTTATGCGTTGTTCCAATCCACGACGACCAAAAGCGGAGGATTAGCTACCATGGACGTTAGTCTTTTTACGACACCAACGTTGCTTGTTATTAGTGGATTAATGTTTATTGGCGCTTCTCCAAGTTCGGTTGGAGGCGGAATTCGGACTACGACATTGGCAATAAATATTTTGTTCCTTTTCAATTTTTCAAAAGGAAATCGCCATATTAAGGTATTTAAAAGAGAAATTCATGAAGAAGATGTTCTAAAGTCTCTAGTGGTTACAACTTTGGCCATCGTCCTTTGTTTTTTTTCAATCATTTTGCTATCGATAACAGAAGATCATTCGTTAATAGAAATAATATTTGAAATAGCATCCGCATTTGGGACAACAGGACTTTCAATGGGAATTACCGCGGATTTATCAAATATCGGCAAAATCACATTGATGATTCTTATGTTCATCGGGCGCGTTGGAATCTTATCCTTCTTATTCATTTTTGGAGGAAGAGAGAAACCGACGAAATATCATTATCCAAAAGAACGTTTAATTATTGGATAA
- a CDS encoding M3 family oligoendopeptidase yields the protein MSFNQYSYIRPDMDHVKRNFMTHLKAFKQATSWTAHNEAMMQINSIRNEFDTMLNLCFIRHSINTEDDFYQKEQDYMDEIQPIMEDLITRFYQELVSSRFRSELEERWGSQLFRLAEMKLKTFSIDIIPLLQKENKLSSEYTKLIASAKISFNGEELTLAQLQPFSQSADREVRKNAFSASAGFYAENEQKLDELFDKLVKVRHEIATKLGYDSFVELGYYRMSRTDFSSEMVGKFREEVLHNIVPIVSSLKNRQAKRIEIDILKFYDEGYKYKTGNANPKGAPEWIIGNGRKMYDELSIETSEFFNFMIQNDLMDLVAKKGKAGGGYCTYIENYKAPYIFSNFNGTSGDIDVLTHEAGHAFQVYSSRHFEIPEYNWPTYEACEIHSMSMEFITWPWMKLFFEEEVEKYKFSHLSEALQFLPYGVAVDEFQHFVYSYPDSTAQERKMAWRKIERKYLPHRDYDGQEYLENGGFWHRQGHIFNSPFYYIDYTLAQVCAFQFWELAQNHQEQVWEKYLELCKLGGSLSFTELINKIDFLSPFEEGSMKKVIQPVESWLSSVDDQKL from the coding sequence ATGTCTTTTAATCAATATTCATATATAAGACCTGATATGGATCATGTGAAAAGGAATTTTATGACCCATTTGAAAGCGTTTAAGCAAGCGACCTCATGGACAGCTCATAATGAAGCCATGATGCAAATTAATTCGATTCGTAATGAATTTGATACAATGTTAAATCTATGCTTTATTCGTCACTCTATTAATACAGAGGATGATTTCTATCAAAAAGAACAAGATTATATGGATGAAATCCAACCAATAATGGAAGATCTTATCACTAGATTTTATCAGGAATTAGTCTCTTCACGGTTTCGATCAGAACTAGAGGAAAGATGGGGTTCTCAGTTATTTAGGCTTGCAGAAATGAAATTGAAAACGTTTTCAATTGATATTATTCCTTTGCTTCAAAAAGAGAACAAGCTTTCTTCCGAGTACACAAAATTAATTGCGTCTGCCAAAATTTCTTTTAATGGTGAAGAGCTAACATTAGCTCAACTTCAACCATTTTCTCAATCTGCAGATCGAGAGGTACGAAAAAATGCCTTTTCTGCGAGCGCAGGTTTCTATGCAGAAAATGAGCAAAAATTAGATGAATTATTTGACAAGCTAGTTAAGGTAAGGCATGAAATTGCCACGAAATTGGGTTATGATAGCTTTGTGGAATTAGGTTATTATCGAATGTCAAGAACCGATTTTTCTTCAGAAATGGTTGGGAAATTCAGAGAGGAAGTTCTACATAATATTGTTCCTATAGTTTCTTCTTTGAAAAATAGACAAGCAAAACGAATTGAAATCGATATCCTCAAGTTCTATGATGAAGGATATAAATATAAAACAGGTAATGCCAATCCAAAAGGTGCTCCCGAATGGATTATCGGTAATGGACGGAAAATGTACGATGAACTTTCAATAGAAACTAGCGAGTTTTTTAACTTTATGATCCAGAATGATTTAATGGACTTGGTTGCAAAAAAAGGTAAAGCTGGCGGCGGCTACTGTACGTATATTGAAAATTATAAGGCACCGTATATTTTTTCTAATTTTAATGGAACTTCCGGGGATATTGACGTACTTACTCACGAGGCTGGTCATGCGTTCCAAGTGTATTCTAGTCGACATTTTGAAATCCCGGAATATAATTGGCCAACGTATGAAGCTTGTGAAATTCACTCGATGAGTATGGAATTTATCACCTGGCCATGGATGAAGCTGTTTTTTGAAGAGGAAGTAGAAAAATACAAATTTTCTCATTTGAGTGAAGCATTGCAGTTTTTACCATACGGGGTAGCTGTTGATGAATTTCAACATTTTGTCTATAGCTATCCAGATTCAACTGCACAAGAAAGAAAGATGGCCTGGAGAAAAATTGAGCGAAAATATTTGCCACATAGAGATTATGATGGACAAGAATATTTAGAAAACGGCGGTTTTTGGCATCGGCAAGGTCATATCTTTAACTCACCTTTTTATTATATTGATTATACTTTAGCTCAAGTTTGTGCTTTTCAATTTTGGGAGCTTGCGCAAAATCATCAAGAACAAGTTTGGGAAAAGTACTTGGAACTTTGTAAGTTAGGTGGGAGTTTGTCATTTACAGAGCTAATTAATAAGATAGATTTTCTGTCGCCATTTGAGGAAGGTAGCATGAAAAAAGTGATTCAACCAGTAGAAAGTTGGCTTTCTTCAGTTGACGATCAAAAATTATAA
- a CDS encoding MarR family winged helix-turn-helix transcriptional regulator — protein MADKQDIEKSLKLFIVLSRANKAINEKVNEFIQDHGLNPTEFAVLELLYHKGKQPLQQIGGKILLASGSITYVVDKLEQKGLIQRVACPNDRRVTYASITDEGKRYIEEIFPEHEQKIHETLSVLTPDEKESAIALIKKLGLSIKDLSY, from the coding sequence GTGGCAGATAAACAAGATATCGAGAAATCTTTAAAATTATTTATCGTCTTATCAAGAGCAAATAAAGCGATAAATGAAAAGGTAAATGAGTTCATTCAAGATCATGGGCTTAATCCGACAGAGTTTGCTGTTTTGGAGTTGCTCTACCATAAAGGTAAACAACCACTTCAGCAGATTGGTGGCAAGATCCTCTTAGCATCAGGTAGCATTACATACGTAGTCGATAAATTAGAACAAAAGGGATTAATTCAACGGGTCGCTTGTCCAAATGATCGTCGAGTTACCTATGCTTCCATTACAGACGAGGGAAAGCGTTACATAGAAGAAATCTTTCCAGAGCATGAACAAAAAATTCATGAAACACTTTCCGTGTTAACCCCAGATGAAAAGGAGAGCGCGATTGCTCTAATCAAAAAATTAGGGTTGTCGATTAAAGACCTCTCCTATTAA
- a CDS encoding DUF6254 family protein: MSKAKHERERQWKVRKSDQHPHGKVESFKELKNKKI; this comes from the coding sequence ATGTCAAAAGCTAAACATGAAAGAGAAAGGCAATGGAAGGTTAGAAAATCAGACCAACATCCACACGGAAAGGTAGAGTCCTTCAAGGAATTAAAAAATAAAAAAATTTAG